The nucleotide sequence GGTCGGCGCACCGCGCGCGGCTCATCGTGGCCGGCGTGCCGCACGTCGTCCTCCGGGTCGAGGGCCTCGACAGGTGGCCGCTCGCGCGGATCGCGCCGGCGCTCAGGCGCGACCCGTCGCTCGGGCCGGCGGGAGCCAACATCGATGCCGTCGAAACGGAGAGCGGCGGGGCGGTCCGTGTCCGCACGTGGGAGCGCGGCGTGGAAGGCGAGACGCTGGCGTGCGGCTCGGGAGCGGTCGCGAGCGCGCTTCTCGCGCGGATCCAGGGGGCGGGGGAACGGGTCACCGTCGTTCCGCGGAGCGGGATCCCCCTCGTCGTCGAGCTTCCGGGCGATCCGCGGCGGCCGTCGTCGGCGATCCTCATCGGTGACGCGCGCTTCGTCTTCGAGGGCGCGTTGTCGGAGGAAGGGCTCGGGCCTCCCCCGTGAAACCGGCCTCGCGGCTCAGGAAGGTCCTCGACTGGACCCTCGGCCTCGGGCTCATCGCTCTCGGCATCGTCGGTCTCGTGCTCCCCGGCCTGCAGGGGATCCTCCTGATCCTCGCGGGGCTCGCGGTCCTGAGCAGTCACAGCCCCAGGGCGAGGCGTCTTCTCGACATGCTCAAGGCGAAGGTCAAGGCGGCGAAGGACCGCGTGACCAGAAACAAGGGGACAGGCACTAGTTAGGTTGTTTCAGTCCGGCAGCCCGCGGCGCTTGCGGTCGGCGAGCGTCTCGTCGAACGCCTGCGTCACGATCGTGCGCGCGAACGACGGCTTGGCGGCCGGGTCGAACCGTTGCGCGAGGCCGGGGTCCGCAAGGACGCGATCGACGATGTCCTTCTGCGGCACGAGATCGGTGAACGCTTCCTGCACGCGGCCGCGCGTCCACGCGAGCGTGTCGCGCATCGTGCGTGCTGCGGCGACGTCCTGCGCCGGCCCCCTCGTCGGGACGAGGAACTTGAGATCGTCGCGTACGAGATCGTTCAAGGCACCGATCCATCCGCGGATGTCGGAGTCCTTGCCGTAGGGGTTGCGATCGCCGACCAGCAAGCCGCCGATCGCCATGATCCCCGTCCCCGGGAACTCGACCCAGAGGTCGCCACGAGAGTGCGCGTGCGGCAGCGGATAGAGCAAAACCTTCCGTACCGGGTCGTCGAGCGTGAACGGCCCCGCCGCGTAGAGGACCGGAAGGACGCGCTTCGGCTCCTCCCAGCCGCTCGGATCGGCGGCGCGCGCGCGGAACTCGGCGCCAACGTCGAAATCCTTGTCCTCGAGGCTCGCCCGCGCGCTCGCCGAGGCGACGACGAGCGTCTCCGGCGGGAACGCCGACGCGCCGCCGCACGCCTCCTGGTGCGGATGCGTGAGGACGAGGTAGCGGACCGGCTTCTTGAGGTCGGTCGCGATCGCGGCGAGGAGCGCCTTCGCCGCCGCGGGCGTCGGCTGCGCATCGATGACGAGGAGGCCGTCCGCGCGCTCGACGACGATCGAGTTGGTGCCCTCGAGCCCGGGGGCGGTGTTCCGGTAGACCCGCATGCCGGGGGCGAGGGTCTCGACGTCGAAGTCACCCCGCCGGGCGCCCTCCGGCGCCGCCAGGGACGAGACGCAAGCGATCCCCAGCATCACGGTGGCCGCGGCGACACGCATAGAAGCGCGAATCTACCATCGGGTCACGGACCGGGCTACTCGACCCCGAGCCCTTTCGGCCACGCGATCGCGTAAAGACGGGCGCCGGCGAGGACGCGCTTGACGTAGATCCTCGTCTCGGGAATCGGGATGCGCTCGACGAAGCGCTCGTCGTCGGCGCGGGCGGTCGACCACCGCTCGACGCGCGCCGGGCCGCCGTTGTAGGCCGCGAGCCCCGGCGGGACCGACCCGAAGCGCCGGATGTAGTCCTGGAGATGGGCGCAGCCGAGCCTGAGATTGGTCTCGGGGTCGAAGAGGTCGTCCGGCTTGAAGGGGGCGATCTTGAGACGCGCCGCGAGCTCGGCCCCCACCGCGGGCATGACCTGAAGGAGGCCCCGCGCGCCCGCGGACGAGACGGCGAGCGGATTGAACGCGCTCTCCTGGAGGGCGACCGCGGCGAGGAGCGCCGGTGGAAGCCCGCACTCCTTCGCGGCCTTGGTGATCGCCTCGGCCGACGGCGCGGGGGCGAGGAGGCGCCAGAGCGAGACCGGAACGCGCTCGACGCGTGCGCGGTCACGGTCGCCGATCGCGCGCTGCGCGAACGCCACCGCGTCCGCGAGCGAGCCCGCCTGGCGCGCCGCGGTGGCCGCTTCGGAGGCGACCGTCATGCGCGCCGCGTCGTCGGCGCCGTCGAGCGCCGCACGATACGAGGACGACGCGGCATCCCAGAGTCCGACCGAGGCGAGCTGGCGACCGGCGGCGAGCCATCGACCGGGATTCGTCAGGGGGGCCAGATCGCCGGCGGCCGCCGGTACGGGCGTGCCGAGGCGTTTCGCCGCGAGGATCCCGTAGTAGTGGTTGCCGTAATCGGCCGCGAGGTGCTGCCATGCGTCGCGTGCGGCGGCGGAGCGGCCGCTCGCGTCCGCGATCCGCGCGCGCCAGTAGAGCGCGGTGATCTTGACGCCGTCGGGGGCGTCGGGCCTAGCGAGCGCGCGGGCGAAGCCGGCGTCGGCGTCCACCGTCTTGCCGAGCTCGTACGCGGCCCACCCTTCCCGGAGGAGGGCGAGCGGGTCGGCGTCGTCCCCGGCCGCGAGCCGGTAGCGGCGGTAGGCGTCGAGGGTCGCGGGGCTCGGGACACCCTCGCCGGCCTTCGCGAGATCGAGGAGCGCGTGCTCGCGCCAGGGCGATGCCCCTTGGCGCCCCAAGGTCTGGAGCGCGCTCCGGTAGAGGTCGTACCGGCCGGCGTCGGCGGCGAGCCGCGCCTCGAGGTAGCGCGCGCCGTCCTTCGTTCCGGCGTCTCCGGTCTTGGCGCGCACGAGCGCCGCGCGCGCTTCCGCCGTCCGGCCGAGCTTGAAGAACGCCTCCCCCGCGGCCAGCGACTCGGACGGGGTCGGCGGTGACGGGAGCGCCAGCAGATCCAACGCCTGCTGTGTCCGGTTCTCCTCGACGAGCCGGCGTGCCGCCGTGACGAGCTTCGGGCGATCGGCGGGCTCGAAGCGTGCCGCCGCATCGGGAACCGTTTCCTGGAAGGCGGTCAAGACGAGCGCCGTGTCGTCGGCGGACATCGGCGCGAGCGCGGCCTCGGCGAGGCGGCGGCGGGCGCCCGCGGGATCGCCGTTCGCGGCCAAGAGGCGGGCCGCTTCGACCGTCCCCGACGCGCTCTTCGCGTCATCGAGAACGCGGAGCGCATCTTGCCACCGCCCCTTGGCCACCGCCGATGCGACCACGATCCGCCGCGCGTCGTCGCCCGATGGAAATCCGGGGATCGCCAAGGCGCGTCGCGCGAGATCGCCGGCGCGATCCGCATCGGAGCCGGCGAGGAGCGCCCGCGCGCGGAGCACGAGCGCGAGAGGGGCGAGCGGCTCCGACTCCGGCAGCTCGCGCGGGAGCACTCGGGCGATCTCACCGTCCTTCCCTCGCGCGGCGAGACGGGCCGCCGCGAGAACGCGCGCGCGCGGCTCCCACGCCGGGGCCTTGTAGCGACGAAGGAACGTTGCGATGTCCGCGGTGCCGGCCACGTCGTCGCCCTTCGCATACGCGCGAACCGCGGCCTCGAGAGGCGGCGGCATCGTCCGGGCGTCGTTCCAGCGCACGGTGCGCTTGGCGACCCAGAGCGTTCCGGCGCCGGCGGCGGCGAGGACGAGGATCCCTGTGACGATCAGCGGTCCTCGGCGCATCGGCGGCCTCAGGAGAAGAGCGTCGGGTCTCCGCCGCCGAGCACGTGGACGTAGGCGTCGTCGAGGAGCTTCGCCCCTTCGGCGCCCAGATCGGGGAAGCGCCGCGTGAACGACTCTCGTCCGCGCTTCAGATGCTCGGCGAGGCGGCTCGTCAGATCGCGCTGGCGGCGGCCGAGGACGACCGCCTCTTCGTTGTAGAGCCGGATGTCGGTGGCGACCAGGCGCGCGTAGCGGCGAGCCTCTTCGCGACGCGGGTCGTTCTCGGCCGGGCCTGACGCGGCGACACCGCCCCATGGCGCGAGGGCGGTCGCGGCAGCGGCCGGGACCGCCGCCGCCGCAACGGAGGCGACGACCGGCTCCTCGACGACCGCGACCGGCTCGGGAGGCCGTTCCGCCGGTGCCGTGGTCACGGCGGCATCCCGGGATTTCAGGCGGCGCCAGGCGAGATCGAGCTCGAGCCGGAGGCGCGCCGCCTGGCAGAGGACGGCGAGCGCCGCCGGCGACCAGGGTGTTTCGCCTGCATCCCGCTCGGCGACCAGGATGGCGACGGTCTTCCCCGAGACGCGGAGGGGCAGGCCGACGACTTCCGCGGCCGGCGGCTGGCCGAACGCGGGAGCCGTTTCCCCGTGGACCAGAGAGCGCCACCGGACGTCTTCTTCGGCGGCCAGCGCGGCGAGCCATCCGTCGTCCGAGGGGAGCGAGGTGTCACGCTGGCGGCGGGCCGCGTCGGCCGGATAGCCGATCGAGCTCCAGCCCTTGAAGCGCCCGTCACGGAGGAGGAAGACGGAGGTTTTCGGCGCGCCGGCGGTCGCCCCTTCGAGGAGGGCGCGGAAGATCTCGCCGGGGGAGAGGAAGCTGGCGAGCTCCGCCATTTTGCGGTCGAGAAGCTCGAGAGTGGCGTCTTCGCCTTTCATCGTCGGGGACCTCATGCGGATCTTAACCGCTCTCGCCGGTCGGTTGGCGGAGGGCATCGTCCAACAACGACGCGAACTCCGCAAACCCTTCGAGAAGGCTCTTGACCTCGGGGGCGAGGCGGATCGCACGCGCGAGGTGCTGGATGGCGGCGCGCGGGTCGTCGCCCCGCGCGAGCACCGAGGCGAGGTTCAAGCGGTAGGTGGCGCGGTCCGGGGAGATCGCGACCGCGTGCGCGTAGGCGTCCTTGGCCTCTTCCAGGAGGCCGGCTCCCTCGAGGACGTTGCCGAGGTTGTTCCATCCAGCGTCGTACGAAGGGTCGAGCGCGAGCGCGCGACGGAAGGCATGCGCGGCCTCGGGCTTGCGGTCGGCGAGGACGAGGGCATGACCGTAGTTGTTCCAGGCCTCGTGGTCGGAGACGTCGAGGGTGACCGCGCGGTCGAACGCGACGATCGCATCCGTCACCCGCCCGAGGTCGAGATGGGCGCTCCCGAGGTTGTACCAGACCTCGTGCGACCTCTCGTCGAGCGCTGCCGCCCGCCCGTAGGCCGCGACCGCGCCGCCCGCGTCGCCGCGCGCCGCGCAGGCGAATCCGAGGTTGAACCAAGCCTGGAAGGAAACCGGCTCGAGGTCGATCGCGCGGCGGAAGCAGCGCACCGCCTCGTCGTAGTCCTCACGCCCGGCGTGCGCCGTCGCGAGGTTGAACCAGCACTCGTAGCCTTCGGCCTCGAGGGCGATCGCCCGCTCGTAGGCCTCGATCGCCGCATCGTGCGCCCCGAGGTGCACGTACGCGTTCCCGAGGTTGTTCCAGGCTTCGAAGAGGTCGGGACGAAGCGCCAGCGCGCGCCGGTACGCCGTGACGGCGCCCTGAGCGTCGCCGAGGGCGTCCTCGGCGTTCCCGAGATCGAACCACGCCTCGACGAGCGCGGGGTCGTGCCGGAGCGCCGTCCGCCAGGCGGCGACGGCGCCTTCGAGGTCGCCTCGACCGAAGCGGCCGACCCCTTCCTCGAGGAAGAGAACGGCATCCGCCGCGGCCGGGCTCAGCAGCCCTTGGGACGCGGGTGCGTCACCGGCGAGCTTGATCGGCCGGCGGTTCGGGGGAACCCGATCTGTCGTGGGAATTCTGTGCCGCAAGGCTCGTGAACCTCGGGCTCAGGCCGTTCCCGTAAGACGCCGCTCTTGTACCATGCTGGCCGCGATACGGTCAACGGAGCGGCGATGACGAAGCGAAGAACGCTCGCCTCCGAGCGGGGCATCGACGGAGTCGGCCTCCACTCCGGCGCCCTCGTCCGGATGCGCCTGGTCCCGGCGGCAGCCGGCACGGGCATCGTGTTCGTTCGCACCGATCTCGGCGGCGCGCGCATCGAAGCGACCCTCGACAACGCGGGACCGAGCTTCTATGCGACCGTCCTCGCGAGGGACGGCGCGAGCGTGAGCACGATCGAGCACCTGATGGCCGCGCTCTACGCGCTCCAGGTCGACGACCTCGAGATCCATCTCGATGCCGCCGAGGTTCCGATCCTGGACGGCTCGTCCCGGCCGTTCGTCGCCGCCGTCCGCGAAGCCGGTCTCACGGAGCTCGACGCCGAGCGCGAGTACATCCACGTCGTCAAGCCGATCACCGTGGCACACGACGACAAGCGGATCTCGGTCCATCCGGCTGCCGAGTACCGCGTCACCTACGCGATCGACTTCGATCATCCCGCGCTCGGCTACCAGGAGCTCACGGCGTCCTTGTGGCGCGCCGACCAGTTCGACGACAAGCTCGCCCCGGCGCGGACGTTCACCTTCGAGCACGAGGTCGAGGCGCTTCGCAAGCGCGGGCTCGCCCTCGGCGGATCGCTCGAGAACGCCGTCGTCGTCGGGCCCCAGGGAATCCTGAACCCGCCGCTCCGCTTCGCCGACGAGTTCGTCCGGCACAAGATGCTCGACCTCACCGGCGATCTCTCGCTCCTCGGCCATCCGCTCCTCGGTCACGTCGTCGCCTACCGTGCGGGGCACGACCTCCACGCACGGCTCGCGCGCGCCATCGCCGCATCCACCGGCTCCTGGTACCTCGCGCCCGCGAGCGAGCTTCCGGCGGAGACCTCGCCGTAGTGAAAAAGAGTGTCCGCCGCACCGTCCAGTGGAGCGCGGCGGGTCTCCTCGCGCTCGCCATCCTCTTCGGCGTTTACCGCTCGAGCCTGCGGCTCGCGGACGCCGGGCCGGAGATGGCGAGCAGCCGCCAGTTCCTCTGGGTCCTGACGCTCGCGATCGTCGTCCTTTCGCTCGCGTTCGCCGGGATCCTCATCCGCAACCTCGTCCGTCTCATCGTCGATCGCAAGCGCGGGATCCTCGGCGCGCGCCTGAGGACCAAGCTCGTCTTCTTCTTTCTCGCGCTCGTTCTCGTGCCCGCATTCCTCCTCTCGTTCGGCGCGGGCGCGTTCATCAAGCAGACGGTCGAAGGGCTCCTCCGCACCCCCGTCGAAGGGGTTAGCCGCCAGGCGAAGGAGATCGTCAAGGAGGCCGGGCGGCGGGAGGAGACTCGCCTCGTCGACCACGCGCGCCTGCTCGCCTCGGATCTCGCGACGGTGCCGGAACACGGCGGCGACGCGCGCCGCGTCGCGGCGATCCACTGGCGCCAGCGCGAGGGGTACGACCTCGTCGCGCTCACGGCGAAGGGCGGACTCGACGCGTTCGACGCGGCCGACCGGATCGAGGCTCCCGAGGTGGCGGCCAATGTGCGGGCCGCGGTCCTGAGGCTCGGGACGGCGGCGGCGCGGACCGCCTCGGCGTCGTTCGATTCGGTGCCGCTTCGGGGCAACGTGCTCCTCATCGCCGCAGCGCCGCTCGGCGCGTCCCAGGGAGACCGCGCGGCGGTCGTCGGGACGATCGTCCGGCCCTCCCTAGAGAACCGCGCGAGCGAGATCGACGCCGCCGAGCGCGCGTACCTCCAGTTCCGCGAGGACCGGCGCGATCTCCTCCGTCTCTACTATTCGCTCATCGCCCTCGTCGGGCTGACGATCGTCTTCGTCGCCTCCTGGATCGGCTTCTACCTCTCGCGGCGGATCACCGTTCCGCTCGGCCAGATGGCGGCCGCCTCGCGCGAGATCTCGGAGGGCAACCTCGGCGTGCGGGTCTTGACGAACGTCGGCGACGAGGTGGGTCAGCTCGTCGAGGCGTTCAACGAGATGGCGGGCCAGCTCCAGGAGAGCCGCGAGGTCATCACGCGGAACACCGCCGAGCTCCGGCGCAGCAACGCGGCGCTCGACGAGAGGCGGCGCTACATCGAGACCCTCGTCGCGCAGCTCTCGACCGCGGTCGTCTCGCTCGACCGCCTCGGCGTCGTGAGCACGGCCAACCCCGCGGCGTCGTCGATGCTCGGTCTCTCGCTCGAAGCGGGCCACGATTTCGTCGGCGCTTGTCGCGACGCGGGGCTCGATCCTCTGGCCGCCCTTCTCGACGAGTTCTCGGCGCGCGGGGCGCCCGCCCTGAGGCGCGAGCTTCTCCTCGAGCGCCACGGCTCCTCGATCGCGGTGACCGTCCACGTCTCGCCCTTGAAGGGGAGCGCCGGGAACGACCTCGGGACCCTCGTCATGATCGAGGACCTGACCGACCTCTTGGAGGCGCAGCGGGCGGCGGCGTGGCGTGAGGTCGCGCGGCGGATCGCGCACGAGATCAAGAACCCGCTCACGCCGATCCAGCTCGCCGCGCAGCGCCTGCGCAAGAAGTGGGACGACGGTGCGAACGATCTCGGCGAGGTCGTTCACGACGCGACGGCGACGATCGAGCGCGAGGTCACCGGCCTCAAGTCGCTCGTCGACGAGTTCTCGCTGTACGCGCGGATGCCGGCGCCGAATCCGGAGCCGGTCGACTTCGCGGCGATCGTGCGGTCGGTCGTCGATCTCTACCGGGTGCATCCCGGCATCGCGTGGGCGGTCCACCTGGACGACGCCCTCGGGACCGTCCGCGTCGATCGCGATCAGATCCGGCGGGCGCTCATCAATCTCATCGACAATGCGGTCGCCGCGATGAACGGGAACGGCCCGATCGAGGTGGCGGCGGGACCGGGACCGCGCGAGGGATCGGTGCGGGTCGAGATCGCCGATCGCGGCCCCGGAGTGCCGTCGGTGCTCCGGGAGAAGCTCTTCATCCCGTACTTCTCGACGAAGCCGCGCGGAACGGGGCTCGGCCTCGCGATCGTGCAGCGGATCGTCGTCGAGCACGGCGGCACGATCCGGGTCGAGGACAATCCGGGGGGCGGCGCTCGGTTCGTCGTGGAGCTGCCCGGCGTGAGCCGCCTCGAGCGCGAGGGGGCGGTGCGCGAGGCGACGAGGGGGACGGCGGATGGCGCGTGAGCGGATTCTCGTGGTGGACGACGAGCCTGGCGTCCGGTCGATGCTCGAGGCGATCCTCAAGGACGAAGGGTACGAGGTGACCGCCGTCGGCACCGGCGAGGACGGCACGCGTGCCGCCGAGGACGGCGCGTACGACGCCCTGCTCCTCGACGTGTGGCTGCCGGGGATCGACGGGATCGAGACCTTGGCGCGCCTGCGCGCCAAGGGAGTCGACGCCGAGGTCGTCATGATCTCCGGCCATGGCACGATCGACACCGCGGTCAAGGCGACGAAAGCGGGTGCGTTCGACTTCGTCGAGAAGCCGCTGTCGCTCGAGAAGACCCTCGTCGTCGTGAGGAACGCGCTCCGTCAAAGGCAGCTCGAGCGTCGCAACCGGCAGCTCCTGGCGCAGCTCGCGCGCGACACCGAGATCCTCGGCGACAGCGAAGCGGCGCGCCGCGTCAGGCGGGCGGCCGACGCGGCGGCCGCGTCCGAGGCACCGGTGCTCGTCTGCGGTGAGCCGGGAACGGGCCGGGAGACCGTCGCACGGCGTATCCACTCCGGAAGCGTCCGCAGCGACCAGGCGCTCGTTCACGTCCCGTGCGGGGCGCTCGACGCCGCGACGGGCGGCGCCGCGCTGTTCGGAGGCGGGAACTCCCCCGGGCGTCTCGCGATCGCCGAGCGGGGATCGCTCTTCCTCGAGGACGTCGACGCGCTGCCGGTGGAGCTTCAAGCCCGGGTCGCGTCGTGGATGTCGTCGCATCCGGACGTGCGCGTCCTCGCGTCGGCCGCAACGGACCCCGTCGACCTCGTCGAGCCTCTGCGCTCCCAGGTCGACGTGCTTCGGGTCGTCCTGGCACCGCTCCGCGAGCGGCGGGAGGACATCGGACCTCTCGCGCTCCGGTTCATGAAAGAGCTGGCTCGCGAGTACGGGCGGCCGGAGCGCCGGCTCGCCCCTGACGCCGCCGCGGCTCTCGTCGGCTACGCGTGGCCGGGGAACGTACGCGCGCTCCGCAACGTGATCGAGCGTCTTCTCCTCCTGGCACCGGGGGACGCCGTCCGTCTGGAGGACCTGCCGCCGGAGCTGACCGGGGCGGCGGCGCCGGCGGAGGACCTCTACGGACCGTTCGCGTCGTTGGCCGAGGGCCGGAGGGCGTTCGAACGCTACTTCGTCAGGAGAGCGCTGCGCGAGGCGAACGGCGACGCGTCGCTCGCCGCCGAGCGCGCGGGGATCGAGGAGGACGAGCTGCGGTCGAACCTCGCCTGAGGCTCAGGACGCCCGGGAGCCGGCGCGGGACGCGACGACGAGGGCCCCGGAGACGGCGAGGAACGCGGCGGCGCCGAGGAGTGCCGCCTCGAGCGAGAGAACACCGACCGTCCTCGCGCTGAACGTCTCGGGTGCCGACACCCACGCGAGCGACTGCGCGGTGACCCGGACCCACTGCGCCGCCGAGCCGAAGAGCGAGAGCCAGCCGTCGGTCTCCTCCGGCGTGAAGCGGGGGAGCGACGGCGTCGCGAGATCGAACCGCAGCGAAGGCAGGAGGCGCGCGGCAAGCGCCGCGGCACCGACGACGACGCTCGCGGAGCCAGCGATTTTGAGCCCGCGCCGGACGTTCCGCGCCAAGGGGCTCGGCCACGGGGCGCGATCGGGGAGCGCCGCCATCACGGCCTGGAAGACCCGCTCGTCCACCTCGACCGGATCGCCGAGGTCGTCGAGCGCGCCGGCGAGGCGGGATTCGCGCGCCATGACGATCCGGCACGCGGTGCACGCATGAAGATGACGCGCAAGGCGCAGCGCATCGGCGGGAGCGATCTCGCCCTCGAGGGAAGCGACGATCAGGCTCCGGTGTGAACGACAGCGGCTCACGACGTCACCTCCGCATCGAGGAGGTCCGAGAGCTGCGCCCTCAGGATCTCGCGGGCGCGGAAGATGCGGTTCTTGACGGTGCCGAGCGGAAGGCGCGTGATCCGCGCGATCTCGTCGTAGCGGCAATGCTGCCGGTGCCGGAGGAGGATGAGCTGGCGGTACGACACCGGCAGCTCGGTGATCGCGGCATCGAGACGCGCCTCGAGCTCGCGCAGGCGGAGCATGTCGTCGGGGGTCGGATCGCTGCCGGCCAGGGTAGGCGCCGCGGCGTCTTCCTCGGCCGACGGCCCGCTGAGCGAAAGGGTCCGCGGCTGCTTCCGCCGGAGCTGGTCGATCGAGCTGTTGCTCGCGATCCGGTAGAGCCACGTCGTGAAGCGGTAACGCGGATCGAACGAGTCGAGCGACACGTAGACCTTCATGAAGACTTCTTGCGCGAGGTCCATCGCGAGATCGCGCGAGCCGACGAGCCGGAAGATGTAGTTGACGAGGCCTCGCTGATGTCTGAGGACGAGCGCGCCGAACGCGTCACGGTCGCCCGCGAGCGCTTCGTCGACGAGCCGCTCGTCCGGAAGTCCCGCGAGATCCGCGGTCGTGCTCTTGAGCGCGCCTAATCCCGACTTGGATTTCGTCACCTTCGCCCCTCCGCACCCATTGGTACGCGGCAGCGCTCGAAAAAGTTTCCCGGCACCGTGCTAGGATCCGCGACCGATCTTACGGCCGCTCCTCGCGGCCGGGAAGGGGCTGGTCGTGGAAGCGCCGCGTTTGGGCGAGCGGGCACGCACCAAGCTCCTCCATCTCCTCTCCGACGATCATCCGGACCCGGTGGTTTGGGTGGCTCGCCTCCGGTCGTTCCGCGAGTTCGAGACGGCTCCCGCGTTCGCCAGCGCCGTTCAGGTTCTTTTTCAGCTCGACCTCGACGATGCGGAGGCCGAGCACCTCCTGGAGCACGTCCTCGACCACCGAGCCGCGCTCGTGACGACGCTGGGGCGGGACCCGGGCATTCGCGTCGCCGCGATGGACTATCTGTCGAACGTCGAGAAGCGGTATGCGAACCCGAAGATCGTCGAGATGGAAGAATTTGAGGAAACCGAGCGCTCGGCGCGGACCGATCCTCTGACCGGGCTCGCGAACCGCCGCGTCTTCGACGAAGCGCTCGACCGCGAGATCCGCAGGAGCCGCCGCTACGGCTGGCCCCTGACCGTCGTCATGGCGGACCTCGATCATTTCAAGGTCGTGAACGATTCATTCGGCCATCTCCTCGGCGACCTCGTTCTCGAGCGGGCCGGGGAGGTCCTGCGCCACGCCGTCCGCGAGGCGGACGTCGCGAGCCGGTACGGCGGAGAGGAGTTCGCGATCGTGCTCCCGGAGACGCCGCGGGTCGGAGGCTTCGCGGTCGCGGAGCGGATTCGGTGTCGGATCGCGCGTGCCTTCTCCGAGCGCGGCGTCGGCGGCCACGAGGTCGCCTTGAGCATCTCGTGCGGCCTGGCGACCTACCCGGACGACGGCCTGCACGCGGTCGAGATCGTCGCCCGCGCCGACGAGGCGCTCTACGGCGCGAAGCGCGCGGGACGGAATCGCGTCTGCGTCCATCATCGCGAGAAGCGCGGCGCGTTCCGCTTTCCCCTCAAAGCGACGGCGCTCGTCACGCTGGCGACGAAGGCGTCGCCGGGCGCACAAGCGGTCAACGTCAGCCGGACCGGCGCGCTCGTCGCCGGCGCGGCCGGTCTCGGCGTCGACGACCCCGTCGCGCTGCGATGGAGCGCGGGCTTCGAGGTCGAAGGGCGCGTGACGCGCGTCGACGGCACCACCGCCGGGATCGCGTTCGATCATCCGGTCGCGGAAGAGCGCGTGATGGAGCACGTCTCGCTCGCGCGTCCTCTCTCTCGCGCCGGCCGGCGGGCCCGCCGTTGATCACACGCGAAGACGCGGTGCGTCTCAAGGACCAGCTCCTCGGCCTGCTCGCGGAGGACTCCCAGAACGCCGAGCGTCTCCTGGCGAGGCTCGACGGGATCGGCCGCGAAACGGGGATCCTCGCGCACGCGGCTCTGCTCCTCCTCCTGACGGGGCTCGCGTTCGACGAGGACGAGGCGCGCGCGCATTGGGAAGCGATCCTCGAGCACCGGCACGGCCTCTCGCTCGCGCTCGGGCGCGATGCGGGACTCAGGACGGCGGTCCTCGACTACTTCATCAACGTCAACCGGCGTCTCGCCCGGCCGACCCTCATCGACGTCGCCATGGAGCGGTCCGCTTCCGGGGGAATCGACGATCTCACCGGCCTCTCGACCGACCGTCCGTTCCGTTCGGCGGTCCAGAGCGAGCTCCGGCGGGCCAAGCGCTACGGTCATCCGGTCGCCGTCGTCCTGTTCGACATCGACGGCTTCGCGGCGGTCAACGAGCGGGCGGGAACCCTCGTCGGCAACCGCCTGCTGCGCGAGGCGGCGATGGTGCTCGGGAACAAGATCCGGGACATCGATCTCGCGGCGCATCCCGGCGAGGACGAGCTCGCGGTCCTCCTCCCGCAGACCGATCGGAACGGCGCGTTCCTCGTCGCGGAGCGCTTCCGTCGCGAGCTCGAGGCGCACTTCCGCAAGCGCGATGCGAACGGCCGGCCGGCCGACCTCACCGTCTCGGGCGGTGTGGCGTCGTATCCCGAAGACGCGCTCGACGCGGAGGCGCTCATGGCCCGTGCGGCCCAGGCCCTGTATCAGGCGAAGGCCGCGGGAAAGAACGCCATCGTCGTCC is from Candidatus Polarisedimenticolaceae bacterium and encodes:
- a CDS encoding diguanylate cyclase, with the translated sequence MITREDAVRLKDQLLGLLAEDSQNAERLLARLDGIGRETGILAHAALLLLLTGLAFDEDEARAHWEAILEHRHGLSLALGRDAGLRTAVLDYFINVNRRLARPTLIDVAMERSASGGIDDLTGLSTDRPFRSAVQSELRRAKRYGHPVAVVLFDIDGFAAVNERAGTLVGNRLLREAAMVLGNKIRDIDLAAHPGEDELAVLLPQTDRNGAFLVAERFRRELEAHFRKRDANGRPADLTVSGGVASYPEDALDAEALMARAAQALYQAKAAGKNAIVVHSAERRRFLRFDLRSRRCDIEVLAPQDAGAAHVRNLSRSGILFASPEPLDVGEEVEIRLESADRDTGIRPLTLRGRVVRLEEVPSGERDRFEIGIAFDVDRGYVEDELLAFLETAGPEREAPTE